The nucleotide window GACGGATGGGAGAGGGCAGGCTGCTCAGGGTCGCACTCAGCCGTCACGTCCGGGGCTTTCCCTACCAACCGTGCCAGTGTCCCCCGCAACGCAGGCCCGAGACTGGAGGGGCAATGGAACAATCCATTGCGCCGAAAGAGCGGGGGAGGAAATAGGTGGAGCGATCCACTTAGACCGGCGGGGAGAGGCAGAAGCAGCAAACATGTCCTGGGAATTGAGAGACTGCCTCTTCAGTCCCTGCGGCAGCAGCGACCCAAGGGTCCCATTTCCCGGCCTTGATTCGCCCTACTTCCCAATTCAGGCGTCCGGCTCCGCAAAGGAACACGGAGTTTAGTTCTCTTTCCCCAGGGAGGCGCTGGGAGAACAGACTGGGGAAAGGTAGTCCTTCGCAGTTCGCCGTCCGTCTGATGAGGGCTGAAGGTAGCCCAGGcggaccctactcctaacccctTCCCTCCCGCCCGCGCCGGATCTGCGTCTTACAACTCTTCATCCTGAAGTGCTTGTAGTGCCCTTGTTTCCAGAGACACGGAGAGCCCTCGAGGCCCCTCGAGGTAAAAGTGCAGCTTGGCCCAGTTTCTTCTGCCCTACTCTACTCCGGGGCCCAACTgtgacaccccccccccgccccccaggggcGGAGGGACCCTAGGGCAGCGCTGACTCAGGCTCGTTTGCTTTCGGATGAGTCTTTCCACCAGAGCGACTCCACAGCCCCGCCCTGAACTTGGAGCTCCTTGTGGGCGGCTCCTTACTCAGACCTTCCCACTCGGTCTGGACTTCTGAACTCCAGGCGTCCCGCACCTCTCCACCTGTGACCCCTACCGATACCCAGGTGCCCGGGTTAGGGCTTTTACTTAGCATTTAAAGACGTTtcccttgatttaaaaaaaaaaatcgcaacTTCTCTGAATTCCTCTCTCTATTCACAACGTCTTTGCCAGTCTAAGTCTCTCCCAATAAAACCAACTTGCGCCCCGAGCTGTGTAGAGGATGGGGTGGCGGTAGAGGGTTCGGGGCTCACGCGAACGCGAACGCCTTAGAAGCCAAGTGAGCGGTATGGGGCTGTGATCTAAATCTCTGGGGCCTGGGAATCGCCCTGGCAAGCGCCTCTCTTACAACTCTGTAGTTTCTGCCTCGAGTCAGAGGGGAAGGACAGAGCTCCGGAGAGCGACTGCCTCAGACGGGGGCCGGGAAGTACTAGTCTaaagggggagggtgggatgggtaATAATGACTCCCAGTTACGTTTTTGCAAAAAGCCCAACTCTGGTCAATCTTGGCTGACTGCTGATCTTCACCCCCTATCCCCACGTACAAGCTCCCAAGAtacaataagcaaaataaaaagactgCAGTTACCGCTGTGCCCCCAGGTCGACTCAGGCAATGGCGCTGCGTCTTGGcgggggtggtgggtgggtgggatttCAGGAATGGATCTGAACACTGAGGGCCCTGGAAGCTCTAAGAAGCCCAATAAgtaaaagggggaagggggaccAAGCACGTATTCCCAAACCGAGCTGCCAGCAATAAGCAGTTGATCCGTCGCCTCCTCCCAGCGGGCTTCAGCTCCTTCATCCTGGAGAGGAAAGGTATCTATATATCCCCCAAGCTTCCTCTTCGCCCTACACTGcaacccccagcccccaacacaCCATAGGCCTCCTACCTCTGAACTGCTATAGACCAGAGCCTCTCACTTTACCTCCCGATTCATCCCAGGCCAGGGTGGCAGGTCAAGGTCATAACCCTGGGAACTTTTCAGGCCATGGCCGGCCTCAACTCTGCACacggttttttttctctctctattttgttttgttttgttgtttgtttgtttttggttttgtttttacggTTCTCTCTCATACAGTCATCTCTCCTACAGAGGGGAAAACTAAGAGCCAAGGATTTGGGAGAAAATCCTGAGATCTTACAGGGACTCTGAGGGAAGCTGAGGAGGGGGAGGCCTGACTGGGTTGAACAAGATCCAGAGGGAACTGGGGTATTGAATCCACTGAGCGCCTGTTCGCTGCCTCCACAATATAATCACTACGGCCAGTCTTGGAGGGGAAGACTCTAGAGagttctttctccctccttccttcccttagtACCACCCGCCTTGCTTGGTCTTGCTTGCCTCCCAGTTTCCATGACAACTCCAAAGGAGCCCAAACTGGGGGCTTGAATGCCGGGGTGAGAGGAGGCGAGACGTAGTCCAAAAGCGGAGACCGAGTGGGGATGCGTCTGGAGGATTCCCCCTCCCTCGCCTCGGTCCCTTTAAGCTCCCCCCCTCCCTGCTTTCCCTCCGCCCCCCGCCGCCACAGTCTTCATCTCTCCATCTCTGCGCTGCTGCCGGCTGCGCAATCTGCGCACCCAGACTCCGGTGCTGGCCAGGGATCCTGACTCCAGACTCCGGTTGCACGGATCCTGTCCCAGCGAGACAGCAGGCATGTCATCCGAAAAGTCAGgtagaaaacaacaaaacctcCAGCCCTCTCCAGTGTCTCCTGACTCTTCCCCCCCCCTCCCTTACCCCTCCCTAGCGGTTGGTTCTGTTTCATTCCCCTTGTATCCAGCTCTCCACACCCCGACCCCCAACCCCCCTCCTCTTTTTAtatccctcccttctcttcctttcctcctgccaGTCTCAGCCTCAGTCCCTTGCCAACAACATGGGTTAGGGGGGCAGGTTGAGAGGGCGAGGGAAGTACAAGAGTGACTTAGCATCAGCCAGGTACTGCATGGATAGCATCATTGCAAGTGACAGATGGACAGATGACACTGGCTCGCGTGGAGACATCCAACGGGGAAATATGGAGAGATGATCAGATGGGGGTTGCCAGGGGAGTAAAATCCAGAGGACCCTTCTTTAATCTGTCCTAAAAGTGGTACTGAGACTCCCTAAGAGACTAGGGCACCCCCTCCCCACTGAAGGAATGGCAGAGAGGAACATGTTATCCTACCTGTGTTTATACAACTGTTGAACTGAGCACGTTAACACAGTGTTGCATGtctacacacgtgcacacacaggaCCAGCTCGCATAGGCTAGCCCAAAGGCTGCCATAAGCCAAggagcatatgaatttgggtctGCAGGTTAAAGCTGTGTGCCCATTGCTGAAGAAGGGAGAGGAGCAGAAGAGAGTTATGACCTCAAAACTAGATTGaaaagcgggggcggggggggggagctgATGGCCTAGATACAACCTCTCTGCTGCCCCAAGAATGAGAGATGGCTTCTCACccatctcctctctgtctctcccattaTCTTCCTCCATCCCTGACCCTCTGtgtctccccctgcccctccttaTCTCATCTGTCTTATCTCTCCCCACACCTCTGCTCACCGCCCCCAGGCCTCCCCGACTCAGTCCCTCACACCTCTCCACCACCCTACAAtgccccccagcccccggccgAACCTCCCGCCCTGCCCCCACAGACAGCCCCTTCCtcgcaccatcaccaccaccaccactaccaccagtCTGGCACTGCCACCCTCCCGCGCttaggggctgggggcctggcttCCGGGGCCGCCGCTCTGCGCGGTCCCTCGTCCTCCGCCACCTTGCCGAGGCCCCCGCATCACGTCCCGCCCGGCCCGGCCGCTGGGGTACCCCCACCCGGCTGCGCTACCTTGCCCCGCATGCCACCCGACCCTTACCTGCAGGAGACTCGCTTCGAGGGCCCACTacccccgccgccgcccgccgccgccgccccgcccccgccggcgccCGCTCACACTGCCCAGGCCCCGGGCTTCGTGGTGCCCACGCACACTGGAGCGGTAGGCACGCTGTCACTGGGGGGCTACGTAGCCCCTGGTTACCCCTTACAGCTGCAGCCTTGCACTGCCTACGTGCCAGTCTACCCGGTGGGCGCGGTGAGTACGGGGCGGACAGgggcctgggggaagggggggatggAACAGGACCTGGAATTGGGGACACACTGAGGGGCTGGTGGGACCAGGCGGCGTTCTGGGGCCAAGGGAGAGGAGAGACTAAGGAAAAGCCTGGGAATGGGGCGAGGCGGGGAGGGAGTGGTCTGGTGGTCAGCTGGAGTCAAAGATCAAGGCCTGGCAGGGGAAACAGCCTAAAAGTCCAGAGGAGGTTTGAAAGAAGGAAACAACCCTCTTTCTCTGCCAGACGTGGAAAGTTGGTGGGCTCAAGGAGGGTAAGAGTGACGTCTTCTCCCCACAACCTTCCTTCCACAGCCCTATGCCGGCGGGACCCCGGGGGGAACGGGAGTAACCTCCACGCTTCCCCCGCCGCCCCAAGGCCCAG belongs to Orcinus orca chromosome 10, mOrcOrc1.1, whole genome shotgun sequence and includes:
- the PRRT1 gene encoding proline-rich transmembrane protein 1 translates to MSSEKSGLPDSVPHTSPPPYNAPQPPAEPPALPPQTAPSSHHHHHHHYHQSGTATLPRLGAGGLASGAAALRGPSSSATLPRPPHHVPPGPAAGVPPPGCATLPRMPPDPYLQETRFEGPLPPPPPAAAAPPPPAPAHTAQAPGFVVPTHTGAVGTLSLGGYVAPGYPLQLQPCTAYVPVYPVGAPYAGGTPGGTGVTSTLPPPPQGPGLALLEPRRPPHDYMPIAVLTTICCFWPTGIIAIFKAVQVRTALARGDMVSAEIASREARNFSFISLAVGIAAMVLCTILTVVIIIAAQHHENYWDP